In Deinococcus puniceus, one genomic interval encodes:
- a CDS encoding phenylalanine--tRNA ligase subunit beta — translation MKLPYTWLKELLPALPPAADLEPILAQLGLPLEGIEDVPAPIEGVVLAAVTEAAPIEGTQLTRLALDVGPHGAKTIASGAPNAVGLRAGTMVALVTPGTTLGGMEYGVRVLQGVESWGMAASAKELSLGESAAGLMLFPAGTAAPGTPMYTVWAADSVLDVEVTPNRADVLSAVGLARDLAAFLKLELVMPDAGPQPSGEGEIRVSLPPRGLVIERDPSRKLRFGCDHFAARTVSGLQNGPSPLWMQRRLTLAGMRPIDLIVDASNYVMLELGQPTALYDRRDVTDDQIIVSFGLRQGETVRDLMGGEHGTGPEDLLILDGRPVPISTVADAFATAGEVKAGQGVLGIAGIMGGEHGRVRADTSDVVIESAHFDPVLLRRTSTRLGLKTDAVYRYERGVDPLLAPRGANRVAGLLAAAGGGAAHPGLTLVGTPDVPGVIGATGSQIRALLGMDISTTEMSEILTRLGCEVVAADDQLTVTPPSWRIDMSIWQDLAEEVARLHGFIHLPETLPTLRIHTSNIGAEKEGLARAGLRRALAGLGAQEVVTYTFTSDEEAAKSRAEAPTVRLQNPLTADRTAMRTALYPSLLKAAGAHAKGERVLIFEIGRIFPASGEAERVGLLMRGDLAPKTHQPAVAGSFGVFKGLLESLAASLGAGVEVRQLRGDAVPSALHPGIAGELVWNGQGVGWIGALHPAVAAEFGLKGETFLLEAALPLPGRAWAFRDPSRAPAAWRDLAIIAPNGVSYGELAALLKAEAGALLETVEPFDVYVGTPIPEGERSVAVRLVFRGEKTLTDAEVDPVMERLIGAIRAQGWGIRDK, via the coding sequence ATGAAACTTCCCTACACTTGGCTTAAAGAACTCCTGCCCGCCCTGCCTCCCGCCGCTGACCTAGAACCGATTCTGGCCCAATTGGGGCTTCCCTTAGAAGGCATTGAAGACGTGCCAGCGCCCATTGAAGGCGTCGTGCTGGCTGCCGTGACCGAGGCCGCGCCCATAGAGGGCACGCAACTGACCCGCTTGGCGCTGGATGTCGGCCCACACGGAGCCAAAACCATTGCCAGCGGTGCGCCGAACGCGGTGGGCCTGCGGGCGGGCACGATGGTGGCCCTCGTGACCCCCGGTACCACGCTGGGCGGCATGGAGTACGGCGTGCGCGTGCTGCAAGGCGTGGAATCGTGGGGCATGGCGGCCAGCGCCAAAGAACTGAGTCTCGGTGAGTCGGCGGCGGGGCTGATGCTGTTTCCGGCGGGCACGGCGGCTCCCGGCACGCCCATGTACACCGTCTGGGCCGCTGACAGCGTGCTGGACGTAGAAGTCACCCCCAACCGCGCCGACGTGCTGAGCGCGGTGGGCTTGGCCCGTGACCTCGCCGCCTTCCTGAAGCTGGAACTGGTGATGCCCGATGCAGGGCCGCAACCCTCTGGAGAAGGAGAAATCCGGGTGTCGCTCCCGCCACGTGGCCTCGTCATCGAGCGCGATCCTTCCCGCAAATTGCGCTTCGGGTGCGACCATTTTGCCGCCCGCACCGTGTCGGGTCTCCAAAACGGCCCCAGCCCGCTGTGGATGCAGCGCCGCCTGACGCTGGCCGGAATGCGCCCCATTGACCTGATCGTGGACGCCAGCAATTACGTGATGCTGGAACTGGGCCAACCCACCGCCCTGTATGACCGCCGCGACGTGACCGACGACCAGATCATCGTGTCGTTCGGCTTGCGGCAGGGCGAAACCGTGCGTGATCTGATGGGCGGCGAGCATGGGACGGGGCCAGAAGATTTGCTGATCTTGGATGGCCGCCCCGTGCCGATCTCCACGGTGGCCGACGCTTTTGCTACCGCTGGCGAGGTCAAAGCTGGACAGGGCGTGCTGGGTATCGCGGGTATCATGGGCGGCGAGCATGGGCGCGTGCGGGCTGATACGAGCGATGTGGTCATCGAATCGGCGCACTTTGACCCCGTGTTGCTGCGGCGCACCAGCACCCGCCTTGGCCTGAAAACAGATGCCGTGTACCGCTACGAGCGCGGCGTTGATCCGTTGCTGGCCCCACGCGGCGCGAACCGGGTGGCCGGACTGCTGGCGGCGGCGGGCGGCGGCGCGGCCCATCCCGGCCTGACGTTGGTGGGCACGCCCGACGTTCCCGGCGTCATCGGGGCCACGGGCAGCCAGATTCGCGCCCTGCTGGGCATGGACATCTCCACCACCGAAATGAGCGAAATCCTGACCCGACTGGGCTGCGAAGTGGTGGCCGCTGACGACCAACTGACGGTGACGCCGCCCTCATGGCGCATCGATATGTCTATCTGGCAGGATTTGGCCGAAGAAGTGGCCCGCCTGCACGGCTTTATCCATCTGCCTGAAACGCTGCCCACGCTGCGGATTCATACCAGCAACATCGGCGCGGAAAAAGAAGGCTTGGCACGGGCTGGCCTGCGCCGCGCCTTGGCCGGACTGGGCGCACAAGAAGTCGTGACCTACACCTTTACCAGCGATGAAGAAGCCGCCAAATCCCGCGCCGAAGCGCCCACCGTGCGCCTGCAAAATCCGCTGACGGCAGACCGCACGGCCATGCGAACCGCGCTGTATCCGTCGCTGCTGAAGGCGGCGGGCGCTCATGCCAAAGGCGAGCGCGTGCTGATCTTCGAGATCGGGCGTATTTTCCCCGCCAGCGGAGAGGCCGAGCGCGTGGGCCTGCTGATGCGCGGCGACCTCGCGCCCAAAACCCATCAGCCCGCCGTTGCCGGATCGTTTGGCGTGTTCAAGGGCCTGCTGGAAAGCCTCGCTGCCAGCCTCGGCGCGGGCGTAGAGGTGCGCCAGTTGCGCGGCGACGCGGTGCCCAGTGCGCTGCATCCCGGCATTGCGGGCGAACTGGTCTGGAATGGTCAGGGCGTGGGCTGGATCGGGGCGCTGCATCCCGCTGTGGCCGCCGAATTTGGCCTGAAAGGGGAGACCTTTTTGCTGGAAGCCGCCTTACCGCTACCGGGGCGGGCGTGGGCCTTCCGCGATCCCAGCCGCGCCCCCGCCGCGTGGCGTGATTTGGCGATTATCGCGCCCAACGGCGTCTCTTACGGCGAATTGGCCGCGCTGCTGAAGGCCGAGGCTGGAGCATTGCTGGAAACCGTGGAACCCTTTGACGTGTACGTGGGCACGCCCATTCCCGAAGGAGAGCGCAGCGTAGCCGTGCGCCTCGTGTTCCGGGGCGAAAAGACTCTGACCGACGCCGAGGTAGACCCAGTGATGGAACGCCTGATCGGGGCGATTCGGGCGCAGGGGTGGGGGATTCGGGACAAGTGA
- a CDS encoding NUDIX hydrolase, whose translation MEALAIPCVGAIIRGQKDGQDALLIQKRQKPGGGIENGMLEVAAGKVREYENVFVALRREVREETGLSISRIVGEESSIVRTVNGYEVMSFTPFLTTQNLSGGYSIILHTFICEAEGHLLGETGETTNIRWITRQDCRELLRRTPEAFYPLHINALSLFLGVE comes from the coding sequence GTGGAAGCCCTCGCCATTCCCTGCGTCGGGGCCATCATTCGCGGTCAAAAGGATGGTCAAGACGCCCTACTGATTCAAAAACGCCAGAAACCGGGCGGCGGAATCGAAAACGGAATGCTGGAAGTGGCGGCGGGCAAAGTGCGCGAGTACGAAAATGTATTTGTGGCGCTGCGCCGGGAAGTGCGCGAGGAAACGGGCCTCAGCATTAGCCGAATCGTAGGCGAAGAATCTTCAATCGTTCGCACGGTCAACGGTTACGAGGTTATGAGCTTCACACCCTTCCTGACGACTCAGAATCTATCCGGCGGCTACTCCATCATCTTGCACACGTTTATCTGTGAAGCGGAGGGTCATTTGTTAGGGGAAACGGGCGAGACCACCAATATTCGCTGGATCACGCGTCAAGACTGCCGGGAATTGCTGAGGCGAACGCCTGAGGCTTTCTATCCGCTGCATATCAATGCTCTGAGTCTATTTTTGGGTGTGGAGTGA
- a CDS encoding aminotransferase class I/II-fold pyridoxal phosphate-dependent enzyme, with protein MTDAPARSPDADWIDEAGTSTPDWSYETTAVQTGIGRGLGVTIGIPVHHAAAFQFETLEQAQEEFQLNTGLSYARLQNPTVRALEERLTALEGGAATIALSSGQAATLTTIMGVCRAGDHVVSTASLFGGTSGMLNNILPLMGISATLTANTPDAVRAAMQPNTRLVWAETLSNPAGDVPDIAAFADIAHAHGALLGIDNTCAGVGFLCRPLEHGADIVSQSLTKWAGGHGGVLGGSVTVGTQHDLTRNPIYTEGGPNSVLNVRGDAALAWRQRWFGAHQLGMNLAPQNAHQIAQGLETLALRLERESATALALAHWLEAHPGVGRVSYVGLPGHPSHANAQRVLRHGFGAVLTFEVPDPSAFLPRLKVLRIAPNLGDTRTLVVHPWTTTHGRIAEPARHAAGVTPLTIRMSVGLEALADLQADIGQALR; from the coding sequence ATGACCGACGCGCCCGCCCGTTCCCCCGATGCCGATTGGATTGATGAAGCTGGAACTTCTACGCCTGATTGGAGCTACGAAACCACTGCCGTCCAGACCGGAATCGGGCGCGGATTGGGCGTCACCATCGGCATTCCGGTGCATCACGCCGCCGCCTTTCAGTTCGAGACGCTGGAGCAGGCGCAGGAAGAATTTCAACTGAACACAGGCCTCAGCTATGCCCGCCTGCAAAACCCCACCGTGCGGGCGCTAGAAGAACGCCTGACTGCGCTGGAAGGCGGCGCAGCCACCATTGCGCTGTCCAGCGGGCAGGCGGCCACCCTCACCACCATCATGGGCGTGTGCCGCGCCGGGGATCATGTGGTGTCTACGGCCAGTTTGTTCGGCGGCACGTCGGGCATGCTGAACAACATTTTGCCGCTGATGGGCATTTCGGCCACCCTGACGGCCAATACACCCGACGCGGTGCGGGCCGCCATGCAGCCCAACACCCGGCTGGTCTGGGCCGAAACGCTCAGCAATCCCGCCGGAGACGTACCCGACATCGCTGCCTTTGCCGACATCGCGCACGCACACGGGGCGCTGCTGGGCATAGACAACACCTGCGCGGGCGTGGGATTCCTGTGCCGTCCACTGGAACACGGCGCAGATATCGTGTCTCAGTCGCTGACCAAGTGGGCGGGCGGGCACGGCGGGGTGCTGGGCGGCAGCGTTACGGTGGGCACGCAGCACGACCTGACGCGCAATCCGATTTACACCGAGGGCGGACCCAACAGCGTGCTGAACGTGCGCGGCGACGCGGCCCTCGCATGGCGGCAACGCTGGTTCGGGGCGCACCAACTGGGCATGAATCTGGCCCCTCAGAATGCCCACCAGATCGCGCAGGGTCTGGAAACGCTGGCGCTGCGGCTGGAGCGCGAATCAGCTACAGCGTTGGCGTTGGCACACTGGTTGGAAGCCCATCCCGGCGTGGGCCGCGTCAGCTACGTGGGCCTGCCGGGTCATCCTTCGCACGCCAACGCCCAACGGGTCTTGCGGCACGGTTTCGGCGCAGTCCTGACCTTTGAAGTGCCTGATCCCTCGGCCTTCTTGCCCCGCCTGAAGGTGCTGAGAATTGCCCCCAATCTGGGCGATACCCGGACGCTGGTGGTACATCCGTGGACGACCACGCATGGCCGCATTGCCGAGCCTGCCCGCCACGCCGCCGGGGTCACGCCCCTGACCATCCGCATGAGCGTGGGCCTAGAAGCACTGGCCGATTTGCAGGCGGATATTGGGCAGGCATTGAGGTAA
- the pheS gene encoding phenylalanine--tRNA ligase subunit alpha: MQTQALQEIAAAPDGEALQAVKTRYVGKSGLVTKELGTLGKLPPEERKARGAEINAVRAALETALNEREAVLKQAALDAKLASEAIDVTLPGLPLPAGGLHPINRVYDDLTAIYERMGYAVIEGPEVEDEHHNFEALNVPWYHPARDLQDTFWLDDGRLLRTHTSPMQIRYMVAHEPALKVVVRGKVYRYEATDATHEAMFHQLEGLVVGDGISMTDLKGTIAEMARGLYGPTAKVRFQPSYYPFVEPGADFAVWWDNPRGESKWLELGGCGMIHPNVFKAVDDLREAEGRERVYEGKTGFAFGLGPERIAMLKYGIPDIRYFYANDPKVIGQFRGELG, translated from the coding sequence CTGCAAACCCAAGCTCTCCAAGAGATTGCCGCCGCCCCAGATGGAGAAGCCCTGCAAGCCGTCAAAACCCGCTATGTGGGCAAAAGCGGGCTGGTGACCAAAGAACTGGGCACGCTGGGCAAGTTGCCGCCTGAAGAACGCAAAGCACGCGGCGCAGAAATCAATGCCGTGCGGGCCGCGCTGGAAACTGCCCTGAACGAGCGCGAAGCCGTGCTGAAGCAGGCCGCCCTAGACGCCAAACTTGCCAGCGAAGCCATAGACGTGACGCTGCCGGGTCTGCCCCTTCCGGCAGGTGGCCTACACCCCATCAACCGTGTGTACGACGACCTGACCGCCATTTACGAACGCATGGGTTACGCCGTCATCGAAGGGCCGGAAGTGGAAGACGAGCATCACAACTTCGAGGCCCTGAACGTGCCTTGGTATCACCCCGCCCGCGACTTGCAAGATACGTTTTGGCTGGACGATGGCCGTCTGCTGCGGACACACACCAGCCCTATGCAGATTCGCTACATGGTGGCCCACGAACCCGCCCTAAAAGTCGTGGTGCGCGGCAAGGTCTACCGCTACGAAGCCACCGACGCCACCCACGAAGCCATGTTTCACCAGCTGGAGGGCTTGGTGGTGGGCGACGGCATAAGCATGACCGACTTGAAAGGTACGATTGCCGAAATGGCGCGTGGGCTGTACGGCCCCACCGCCAAAGTGCGCTTTCAGCCCAGCTATTACCCGTTCGTAGAACCGGGGGCCGACTTTGCCGTGTGGTGGGACAACCCGCGTGGCGAGAGCAAATGGCTGGAGCTGGGCGGCTGCGGCATGATTCACCCCAACGTGTTCAAGGCCGTGGACGACCTGCGCGAAGCCGAGGGCCGGGAGCGCGTATACGAGGGCAAAACCGGATTCGCCTTCGGGCTGGGGCCAGAGCGCATCGCCATGTTGAAGTACGGCATTCCTGACATCCGCTACTTCTACGCGAATGACCCGAAAGTGATCGGGCAGTTTCGGGGGGAGTTGGGGTAG
- a CDS encoding potassium/proton antiporter translates to MGEAHAELYLLAAGVLLLASLLLSRIGGRLGIPGLLLFLGVGMLAGSDGLGIQFHDYRLAQIFGVVALAFILFQGGLDTNWALTKPVVRRGLSLATIGVLVTAGLMAVFSHYVFGLPWLVAWLLGAIVSSTDASAVFSVLKERALGLKGDVAPLLEFESGGNDPMAVFLTIGLLQLIAQPDAGVLSIVPLFLKQMIIGGVLGYGLGRAALWIINRVQLQFEGLYSVLTIALALTIFSATALAGGSGFLAIYIAGVVLGNAEFIHKRSLINFHDGLAWLMQVGMFLTLGLLVNPRELWPTAGLALACSLFLVFVARPVSVYLSLSRAKMPLNEKSMVAWVGLRGAVPIVLATFPLLAGVPQSQILFNVVFFIVLTSVLLQATTLTLVARALGVREALPTRTDYPITYTPTGHNKNEMVEVDVLRGSAADGTRIVDLHLPPNALVILIHRAGEFLIPKGATELEAGDSVLVLADGEDLREVQRRLGHKPIDFIPLST, encoded by the coding sequence ATGGGTGAGGCACACGCCGAGCTGTACCTGCTGGCGGCGGGCGTGTTGCTGCTGGCGAGCTTGTTGCTCAGCCGGATCGGGGGAAGGCTGGGGATTCCGGGCCTGCTGCTGTTTTTGGGCGTGGGCATGTTGGCCGGATCAGACGGCTTGGGCATCCAGTTTCACGATTACCGCTTGGCCCAGATTTTTGGCGTGGTGGCACTGGCCTTTATTCTGTTTCAAGGGGGGCTGGACACCAACTGGGCGCTGACCAAACCGGTGGTGCGGCGCGGGCTGAGCCTCGCTACCATCGGCGTGTTGGTCACAGCGGGCCTGATGGCGGTATTTTCCCATTACGTGTTCGGGTTGCCCTGGCTGGTGGCGTGGCTGCTGGGCGCGATAGTCAGTTCTACCGATGCCAGCGCCGTGTTCAGCGTTCTCAAGGAACGGGCGCTGGGCCTCAAGGGCGACGTGGCCCCGCTGCTGGAATTCGAGTCGGGCGGCAACGATCCGATGGCAGTCTTTCTGACCATCGGCCTGCTGCAACTGATCGCCCAACCCGATGCGGGCGTGCTGAGCATCGTGCCGCTGTTCCTCAAGCAGATGATTATCGGCGGCGTGCTGGGCTACGGGTTGGGCCGGGCCGCACTGTGGATCATCAACCGGGTGCAGCTTCAGTTCGAGGGGCTGTATTCGGTGCTGACGATTGCGCTGGCCCTCACCATTTTCAGTGCCACAGCTCTGGCGGGCGGCAGCGGCTTTCTGGCTATTTATATTGCAGGCGTCGTGCTGGGCAACGCCGAATTCATTCACAAGCGCAGCCTGATCAACTTTCACGATGGGCTGGCGTGGCTGATGCAGGTGGGCATGTTCCTGACGCTGGGCCTACTGGTCAATCCGCGTGAGTTGTGGCCTACGGCGGGGCTGGCGCTGGCCTGCTCCCTGTTTCTGGTGTTCGTGGCGCGGCCCGTCAGTGTGTACCTCAGCCTGTCGCGGGCCAAGATGCCGCTGAACGAAAAGAGCATGGTGGCGTGGGTGGGCCTGCGCGGGGCCGTGCCCATCGTGCTGGCGACTTTTCCGCTGCTGGCGGGCGTGCCGCAATCCCAAATCCTGTTCAACGTGGTGTTTTTTATCGTGCTGACCAGCGTGCTGTTGCAGGCCACCACCCTGACGCTGGTGGCCCGTGCGCTGGGTGTGCGCGAGGCCCTGCCCACCCGCACCGATTACCCGATTACCTACACGCCCACCGGACACAACAAGAACGAGATGGTGGAAGTGGACGTGTTGCGGGGCAGCGCCGCCGACGGCACAAGGATTGTCGACCTGCACCTGCCGCCCAACGCCCTCGTGATCCTGATTCACCGCGCCGGAGAATTCCTGATTCCCAAGGGAGCCACCGAACTGGAGGCCGGAGACAGCGTGCTGGTGCTGGCAGACGGCGAGGATCTACGCGAGGTGCAGCGGCGGCTGGGGCACAAGCCCATCGATTTCATTCCCCTTTCGACTTAA
- a CDS encoding eCIS core domain-containing protein, translating into MYESQKKSTPKTPSAPLWVAPLPSFAPHQSALEHQQAEQLAAQVAVQRQQRAWMGAFKPTISLQRAVLTPLLKAGQYRNQDKQSLQQERTAVQDALSATQAALPPSTVLQRIRDPQPTAVSAPVQRTPDGRLFIPSLHAATQHFNEQVSLQRQRSSGGILPLEAWQDAARTTSAALVKLYQTNQTPVVQRQQELASSLAQIQGDSDRAMLSQVVLSQIRPAAERPIIQRLLQNAVAEQTQRQTILSDLASIQRLQARLEELEEEGAIHSGPALTKRIEARRGQGFTLPVAVQRQLEQGLNTNLSAVRIHADSEADQLAKSVQATAFTTGSDIFFRANRYDPHSTGGFALLAHETTHVKQQQEGRASPGIDTDAGLEAEAQRVEATAPTWKPTRKQAPQHFSVKPAVQTVRMTGALQRKPMYQPAAPTGQGVRLGGAGQKWQDAQAATSQALSLLPSRLAAQYKSLPAMLKDGLLQVLKYTALLLGATTAAGAIIGAFFLGVGAPFGARAGFEVGLTGLKYWGLYEIVRLVMSQLGALGTQLAAFVQQVNVANGDPKKISAAANTLTNAFLILTNAVVAGVAVYALKQGVPALVNSKFGQAIGAKSEKSPSVQWLMARHRAIAAREQRAVQAGQRVTTPAIKVMDAALAQARSHLTKNEYWTRGVQEGQYPKGITQMGVLTTKNEFVAASERVFLEPIPKQSGGFVSGGFVIEKIQVWDQAGKDLGKISVKGGLPVNANYTLDLSGAGQTVRWTPGNVLPAGFRLQLLERSVKDAGLAGGHTRDAWDESLATYGDKLKVVKTDQIVLRFPGNAEAVTMSRINAEWDGMMIKQPKTIFEGKGDAGIIVFERALATELATYFRKGGAIRREITVDMPVIGKYSQQTTIKIVILLKAPLPANPASVVFSTWYIDSAAFSNLKLVR; encoded by the coding sequence TTGTACGAGTCACAAAAAAAGTCCACTCCTAAGACGCCGAGTGCGCCACTCTGGGTTGCTCCACTTCCTAGCTTTGCGCCTCATCAGTCGGCTTTAGAGCATCAGCAAGCCGAACAACTGGCTGCACAAGTGGCCGTGCAACGTCAGCAACGGGCATGGATGGGGGCGTTTAAACCTACCATCAGTCTGCAGCGAGCAGTTCTTACGCCGCTGCTGAAGGCTGGACAGTACCGAAATCAGGATAAGCAATCTCTTCAGCAGGAGAGGACGGCGGTGCAAGATGCCTTGAGCGCGACTCAGGCGGCGCTTCCACCCTCAACTGTCCTGCAACGCATTCGCGATCCTCAGCCCACCGCTGTGTCTGCGCCAGTTCAGCGCACTCCTGATGGACGCCTGTTCATCCCTTCGCTACATGCCGCTACCCAGCATTTCAATGAACAAGTCAGCTTGCAACGGCAGCGCAGTTCGGGTGGCATTTTGCCTTTAGAGGCTTGGCAGGATGCCGCCCGAACAACCAGTGCAGCGTTGGTCAAGCTCTACCAAACCAATCAAACGCCTGTTGTTCAGCGGCAACAGGAATTGGCATCCAGCCTAGCTCAGATTCAGGGCGATTCTGACCGGGCCATGCTGTCTCAAGTGGTCTTGTCGCAGATCAGGCCCGCCGCCGAGCGTCCCATTATTCAGCGCCTGCTTCAGAATGCCGTCGCTGAACAGACACAACGTCAAACAATTTTGTCTGATCTGGCGAGCATTCAACGGTTGCAGGCGCGGCTAGAAGAGCTGGAAGAGGAAGGGGCAATTCATAGTGGGCCAGCCCTGACGAAGCGCATTGAGGCGCGGCGCGGCCAAGGTTTCACCCTGCCCGTTGCGGTGCAGCGTCAATTGGAACAGGGCCTCAATACCAACCTGAGCGCCGTGCGGATTCATGCCGACAGCGAGGCAGATCAGCTTGCCAAGAGTGTGCAAGCGACAGCGTTTACCACGGGAAGCGATATTTTCTTTCGGGCCAATCGGTATGACCCGCACAGCACCGGGGGTTTCGCCCTGTTGGCACACGAAACGACGCATGTTAAGCAGCAACAGGAAGGACGGGCCAGCCCCGGCATCGACACCGACGCGGGACTGGAAGCCGAAGCGCAGCGGGTGGAAGCCACCGCCCCCACATGGAAGCCCACTCGGAAACAAGCTCCTCAACACTTTTCTGTAAAACCAGCGGTACAAACGGTCAGAATGACGGGGGCGTTGCAGCGCAAACCAATGTATCAGCCCGCAGCGCCAACAGGTCAGGGCGTTCGTTTGGGCGGCGCAGGGCAAAAGTGGCAGGACGCTCAAGCCGCCACTTCTCAGGCGTTGTCACTTCTCCCCAGTCGTTTGGCCGCGCAGTACAAAAGCCTACCTGCCATGTTGAAAGACGGCCTCTTGCAGGTGTTGAAATACACCGCCTTGCTGCTGGGAGCGACCACTGCGGCTGGTGCCATCATTGGAGCGTTTTTTCTCGGTGTGGGGGCACCATTCGGTGCAAGAGCTGGCTTTGAAGTAGGCCTGACTGGGCTGAAATACTGGGGCCTGTACGAGATCGTCAGACTGGTCATGTCTCAGTTAGGCGCGTTGGGCACTCAGTTGGCTGCCTTTGTCCAGCAAGTGAACGTAGCCAACGGTGATCCCAAGAAAATTAGTGCCGCAGCAAACACCTTGACCAATGCCTTTCTGATTCTGACCAATGCTGTTGTGGCAGGCGTCGCGGTTTACGCCCTCAAGCAGGGTGTACCCGCACTGGTCAACAGTAAGTTTGGTCAGGCGATTGGCGCGAAGTCGGAAAAAAGTCCATCGGTTCAGTGGTTAATGGCACGCCACCGGGCTATCGCGGCGAGAGAACAGCGGGCAGTGCAGGCAGGGCAGCGGGTCACGACTCCAGCCATCAAAGTCATGGATGCAGCATTAGCTCAGGCAAGAAGTCACCTGACCAAGAATGAATATTGGACTCGAGGCGTTCAGGAAGGTCAATATCCTAAGGGAATAACCCAAATGGGTGTTTTAACAACGAAAAATGAATTTGTTGCCGCGTCAGAGCGGGTGTTTCTGGAGCCTATTCCTAAACAGTCTGGCGGATTTGTATCGGGTGGATTTGTGATCGAGAAGATACAAGTGTGGGATCAAGCTGGCAAGGATCTAGGAAAGATCAGCGTGAAAGGTGGCTTGCCCGTGAATGCCAACTACACACTTGACCTGAGCGGAGCGGGACAAACAGTACGCTGGACGCCGGGAAATGTGCTTCCAGCAGGCTTCCGACTTCAACTTTTGGAGAGAAGTGTAAAAGATGCTGGTCTGGCCGGTGGGCATACCAGAGACGCTTGGGACGAGAGTTTGGCAACCTATGGCGACAAGCTAAAAGTGGTAAAAACCGATCAGATCGTGTTGCGGTTTCCCGGTAATGCAGAGGCGGTCACGATGTCCAGAATAAATGCTGAATGGGATGGAATGATGATTAAACAGCCCAAGACTATTTTTGAGGGCAAGGGCGATGCAGGGATCATTGTTTTTGAAAGAGCGTTGGCTACGGAGTTGGCGACGTATTTTAGGAAGGGGGGAGCCATAAGAAGAGAAATCACAGTTGATATGCCCGTAATTGGTAAATATTCTCAACAGACAACTATCAAGATTGTTATTCTGCTCAAAGCGCCTCTCCCAGCGAATCCTGCAAGTGTTGTTTTTAGTACTTGGTATATAGACTCCGCTGCCTTCTCAAATCTTAAACTTGTGAGGTAG
- a CDS encoding NUDIX domain-containing protein: MGYLSELRAVWGHAPLFAVGIGVMILDERGRILLQQRGDDGLWGTPGGAVEPGEDFLTAARRELLEETGLVCPDLHLLDFPEGLVDGPELYHCYPNGHQVYMVGMRAQGTLPAAALDNAAPDDSGETLALKWFDLDDLPPISANANIVKMNLLRARVGVPPLPLLPVPAPPPVTGNFARALRAAAGKRPLLLPGASVQVLDESGRLLLLRHANTGLWALPGGGMEPGERFEACAARELREETGLTAARLIPVHMQAGAGFRVQDTAGNITDPVGVIFRAEGISGSLRLRTDEISEARWAGPNELPGQGEWAGAYVREGVRGAFGLLAPHP; encoded by the coding sequence ATGGGGTACTTGTCAGAGTTGCGGGCCGTCTGGGGCCACGCGCCGCTGTTTGCAGTCGGCATCGGCGTGATGATCTTGGATGAACGGGGCCGCATTTTGTTGCAGCAGCGTGGGGATGACGGGTTGTGGGGCACACCGGGGGGCGCAGTAGAACCCGGCGAGGACTTCTTGACCGCCGCCCGCCGCGAGTTGTTAGAGGAAACCGGGCTGGTATGTCCTGACTTGCACCTGCTGGACTTTCCCGAAGGTCTGGTGGACGGGCCGGAGCTGTACCACTGCTACCCCAACGGCCATCAGGTGTACATGGTGGGGATGCGGGCGCAGGGCACGCTCCCCGCCGCCGCGCTGGACAATGCCGCCCCCGACGACAGCGGCGAAACGTTGGCTCTGAAGTGGTTCGATTTAGATGATCTTCCACCCATCAGCGCGAATGCCAACATCGTGAAAATGAACCTGCTGCGGGCGCGGGTGGGCGTGCCGCCGTTGCCCCTGTTGCCTGTGCCCGCGCCGCCGCCCGTGACTGGCAACTTTGCGCGGGCCTTGCGTGCAGCAGCGGGCAAACGGCCTCTCCTGTTGCCCGGTGCCAGCGTTCAGGTCTTGGATGAATCAGGGCGCTTGCTGCTGCTTCGGCATGCCAACACGGGCCTGTGGGCATTGCCGGGCGGCGGCATGGAACCCGGCGAACGCTTTGAAGCCTGCGCCGCCCGCGAGTTGCGGGAAGAAACAGGCCTCACGGCGGCACGGTTGATTCCGGTACACATGCAGGCGGGGGCTGGGTTCAGGGTGCAGGATACGGCGGGCAATATCACTGACCCAGTAGGCGTGATTTTCCGTGCAGAGGGCATCAGCGGAAGCCTGCGCCTGAGGACTGACGAAATCTCAGAAGCACGCTGGGCTGGGCCGAATGAGTTGCCGGGGCAAGGGGAATGGGCGGGGGCGTATGTGCGGGAGGGGGTGCGGGGGGCGTTTGGGCTTTTAGCTCCTCACCCTTGA